The genome window CGTCTCcagcaaatgtaaatgagcagtaCAAGGAAAAGAAACTTCGGCTCTGCGAACAGTTTGCCTTCAGGATTGATTGTCAATTTACCTGCACAGAACCCATGAGTACTTTCGAAAGGAGTCTTTAACAGTATTTCTTGACATTTGTGTTTACTGGATGTTAATGTGATGTCGGGTGTCACTGAGGTCAGTCCTTCAATGCCGTGGATCCGGGTTTCCTGTCCATAAAAGCAGGGGGACGCAGCAGTAGTGCAGTTCCTGACGGTTAGCTGAGAGCGCGCAGGAAGGGATCACGTCGTCGCATGAGGATGCTAGCTGGTCAAATAAGCGAGTGCTGGGTGAGAGCCAGCCAGTGAAACGCAGAATCCATAGGCAATGAGTAGCAGAACAGACAAGCGGTGGGTTGAAGACCGACAGGAGGAGAGCAACAGAGGGCGAGATCATAGCCCGTCACGCTGAAGTCGAGGGACCAGAAGTCCCAGAAGCGGCACTGATAAGTGAAGATAACAAGTACAGCTTCAAGGTTGAGCACTGccaagtgtgtgtctgctgcacAAACAGGCCTCCTGAGAGGACCAGGTGAGCACAACCTCAGTGTTAATGCCTCCACCATCTAGATCCAGGATGGGCACCATGAACTTTCTCAAATGGCCCATATCCAGAAAATTCATGGAAAATAGCTATGGGAAAAAATTCTGATGTTACTCTAACGAAATGCTTTTGGACAACTTACGACTTGCTGGAGAAACAGTTTGAGaagtaacctttttttttttttttttgttccaggaACATTTGTTTCTCTGCTGCTGAACTTTGAATGAACTGACCGTGCAGTTATGGTTTTCTTCTGTTCTGATAAGGCTTTGTGGAAAATTTGTATGTTGTCTTTTGAGAAGCTTAAAACATAGAATAAGAATCGGTGCATGTTGAAGTATACTTGTATCTTTTCTAATAAAAAAGTGTAGCATTGTAACTGTGCagtgtaaaacaataaaattctaAATTTTCTAAATGAGAACACATCTACTATACTGAAATCTCTGTATTGTTCATGATAGCCATGTTAGTCTGCCATTACCAGTCTCATCCCACACACTTTGAATACAATTTGATGTTTAGTGtgattttttctctttttatagcTCCCAGTATGACACAACAAATTGGAACAAAGAGAAAGCCGTATTGTTTGTGAGTAAAGCATCCTTGCATCTTTTTTCAACTTAATTATGAGGTGTAGAATACGGAGGAGGATCTATTCCCCTCTGTAATAACATCTCAGCTCAGTCTCCAAAGAGAACCCCCCGTAAAGAAATCCCTCTCACCTTCACCTTGGTGAGGTTTCCGTTGCAATAGAATAATCCATAGCCCAGTTGTGCACAAGCAGAATATGGCTGCACCATTCCTTAGCatgtacagaaatgaaacatagCTTGCATCTTGACAATACCGTAAAGAtggaaaactatttaaaaacacacaattttttttaactgagtaaagaaaaaaaaagaaaaacacccagGGATGAGTCAAAAGTTCAGTGTATTATTTGCGCTGTTCTCAGTGTATAATGCGGACGAGTTGGTCTGCTATttccaccacaaccctgcactgggtaaggttttttttttttttttttgtttcttcgtttctttgttgtttattctttcgtaaaaaaaatgaatggaggGATGTTTTGCAAACTTATTTTATAACATTtggcaatttaatttttatttgttgtaattGTGTTTCTGCCGTTTCATTAGCTGGCAATAATACTGGATGCACTGCAGCTACAGATTTGCGCCCTGCAATTACAACCAAAACATTACATGCAATTACTGTAAGCTACTAGGGCtagataataataaaagtgtttcccTTATAGCTTTTTCAAATGTCTACATGTTAAATAGTGGTAATACTGTTAGTTGAGCTCCCCTTCTGAGTATATCTTTCCTCGTAACAATCCGGTAAACTATAAAAAATTGGCTCATTACGGGGGGCTGCAAGCACTTTTGCCATGGTTGTTTAGTATTTTAGAATCACATTCGAAAGGCAAATAATTTCTCCCAGGACCCCATGAGCAGGATCTGACCACATGGTACCAAAATGCGTGGTTTGCAAATACAGCTTCTAGCAGAAATCCAAACTGCCCACTGAGATGAAAGATTCCCAGTAAAATTTCCATCTGAATGCTTTGCTTAAATGTCTcatgaataatatatatttaagttCCTTATTAGGAGCGGTACACAGACCACGGATGGTCTGTTTTGGAAGTCTTCGTGGCAGCGCATCACGGCaaactaaaaaatataaatgcatggTAGAAGAGCGAGGCTCGGTTTAACGTCCAGTGTTCTGCAATCAGCAGTTTCACAGCAGCAAACTAATTAGGGGCTGTAAGTGCGCTTGAGTGTGACTTTTATAGTAAGTAAGTATTTTACCATCCCTAAAGGACATGCTGCTAATACAGCATCATTAACACTGAAGCAGCAATGAATAGCACATTCAGCAAAGCCGATAAAGAAGAGTCGACATGTGGGACGCAGGCGGTCGGCTACAGCCCTATCTGTTCTTCCCTTACTCTCGTTGCAGATTTTCTGTAGTCAGAGATGTATGTTCTTTTTCATGACTACGTATTGCACATATTCTGGTTTCCCGATCACAAATGAGATGAACAATTAGAAGCATTTTTAACCTTTCGGCCTTCAGCCCTTGCTCCATGTacgtggacatatttgcaatttctcgtTGCGCTGTCTCTGCCTGTATGTTACAGTGGCCTTATGCTGTtcatttattagaaaaaaagccatttgaagcttttgtttttaacatttatatttcactCGAGAAAAAATAAGGGTGTAAGGGGTTTAGTATATGGTTATTCAGCTCatattatgaattattttgtaatttcactattttatgttaaactgaacaaaaagCCTTTGGCAGAACTGTATCTCGCTCTGTGTCCCAGCACTAAAACTGATTCACTGGAAGTCATTGTTTGGATAGAAAGTAACATCACCTGCTTTTACGGGTGTCGCACTTCCACGTATCCGCCACTTTCCAGGAgcggtattttttttccctcctcatgaAAGCAAATACGTGATTAAATTCTGGGGCACAACAAGAACTGTTAGACCCTGAAACTTTTCTAGAAAATGACTGTCCACCGTTGCATTAGAACAAGGCCCATTAGGTAAAATGCTGCATTTCCTAAGTAAATATTCATGAAGTTTGTCCTGCCTGATAAATTAATCCCAATGGGACTGAtatacaaaatttacatttgcagtgGTATTTTCCTTTATAGCACTACCATTTGCATGTCAAAAACTGAGAAATCTCTTGTCCTTTGTGTTTATACACACATAGTTGTGGAAAATTGGGCCCCTTTTTGTGTGTTCAGTGAGAATGACAGGTGATCAACAGAAAAGACACATCTATTTTGTTGAGAAAGAGCCCTCAGCCTCCTCCAACAGACAGATTGAAATCACTGTCTGCCACTTTGAAGGTGTAATCTAAAAACCTGGCAGCTAGTCTAAAGTATCTGAAAATGAGTTGCTTCTTGGAGCTTCATGAACTATAGTACTAAAGGCAATACATCATCCTATGTGAGATGAAATACTGATAACCACCCTCTATATATAAATAGGATTAGGGACACCACTGTGTAAAAATGACCTGTGAAATAAACAGGAAGCAGCCCTTCCACTGCTCGCCAAAATCTGACCTCAAACATCTATATATAACATTTCACTCTATTTCTCTCTATTTCACTTCTATTTCTCAGTGTTGTACAATAATGAAATCCAGCTGCAGGACTCCAGGAGTAGATGTATTCATAAGCTCAATAAAGGCCAGCAGAGAATTCAAAAATCCACCCAGTCTTATGTCTCGTAGGTCATGTGATAAACAGGCAGCTGTCTTCCTTCCTTAATGCCAGGTAGTCGTAGTAAaatttatgctttttatttagCCGACAGCTTTGCTAGATATGAGAGctaacaatgatttactcatttacgcATCGTTTAAATATTAgtttagggtaaacaccttcaaaggtattacagcacaagggctaaccactatgccaccaccTACCCCATCACACCAGTCACATGACAGACacaattcatacatttttcttttttttttcacctttacaCGCATACGAAAGAATGATGCAAATCGTATATGCTGCACACTGCGTCGGTATTAGCAACTTTACATGTCcttacaatatattattatgaaaatgacCACATTCTCCTCTTGAAATCATCACTGAAATGGTGAAAGCGCCAGATTTTGAATGTACTGATGTGTATTGCAATTTCAAAGCAGCATCTACTAAGGAAATAAAGACCTTTGGATATGTGTGGACATTGCTGTCCTCTCAAACTAAGTAACAACTGTGCTGTGGACACACAAAAGAGAAGTTTAAGAAATGACCTTCAAAAAACTTGAACATTACAGTTACAGTGATCTgggaataataaaatattccCATATTTCTCCTTAATATGACTCCACACTTTACGGAGGGGGAAAACTATAATTGCTGTAAAGATAAACTGTGTTAGAAAATCCAGAGTGGTATTTTAACAGTTGTAAACATCCTATTGTTGTCATAATGAATTGGTTTCTTGCATTTATTAGtgtagaaataaaatatgacacaaGGCAATAAACTTCaagaaaaatgtacttaaagCTTGACACTAACTATGAGAGAATGAGGGAAATCACATGAAAGTCATTTGATAGTTATTGtcattagttttaatttattatacagCAGTTGTGATAGCTgtgaaataatatgaaaaattagAGTAATATTTCAGTTATAGCTGCTGTTctaacatatttaaataaagcagTCACTGATGAATTAGTACAAGACCTCCCACTCCCGCAGAGCAAACTGTTCCCATGTTCCATGTCTCCATGTGAGGTCACATACTAACAATAACGTTGTTGACGTCATTCCTCTGCATCAGGCCACAGCGTTTGCATTGCATGAGCATTTTAGTTGAACAGCTAAagacaaaatatacaaaatactgCACTGGAGGTACAAATTTACAGTTAAAATCATTGGTAATAATCCAATGAAAAATAGCTTTAATGCTATTAATATCTTTGTGCAAAGTCATATTCTGAAGTGGTGTGCAAGTTCAGCAtcaactgtaaccctaaccccctcCAACATAGTATATTTCATCCTTCAAGTGCCTTGTGAGTATAGATCACACACCAGTCACCATTTCATCACTGCTACTggtgcacacgcacgcacgcacgcacgcacacatgcgcacacacacatgcgcacacacactcgcacacaacAGGCACCAGgtacagtatggaaaatgctactgccaatttaacatttacattacatttacatccattTGAAACATATGACTTCATCTCCAAAGCTGCTATTCTACTTTTTGTACACGATACGTGCAGTCAGTaataacatcatcatcattctaattttaacatttgaaGAGAACCACGCAGTCGATATCGTTAATTTACTAATGAGACCCGAGCAGACGGGTTTGCTCAGCAGACACTGTCCTGCAGTCTATGCTTCCAGAAGAGAATGAACTCTGCTTCTCACAACACTGGAGACATCAGAAGTGGAGCAAGATGTGAACGGAGATGACGACAAGCAGACAGATGGAGGCTTGTGCCGTGGCGGTGCTCCTGTTCCCATCCTGCACTGCTCCGAGCCCTGCCAGCCACAGGGGACATTTGGATCAGCAGTGCGTCGGTTAACCTCTGAACTCAACAGGTGCGCTGGTTaatgcacaaacacatgcataCGTATGGTGCGTTTATTAAAACGCGAAAGCTAAACACATTATGAgcacattagtttttttttgttattggtCATAACATCCAGATTACAAACATGCATCATTTGTAGATgcaatgttttctgtgtttgtgacggactggcgtcccgtcctgggtgtgtcccctccccctccggccttgcgccctgtgttaccgggttggctccggttccccgtgaccccgtatgggacaagcggttctgaaaatgtgtgtgtgtgtgtgtgttttctgtgtctgaGACATAAGTATAAGAAAGAGGAACCGCTCTCTCCCAcaaagcggggttgcggcaaaccggagcctaacccggcaacacagggcagaaggctggagggggaggggacacagccaggatgggacaccagtctgtcgcaaggcacctcaagcgggacttgaaccccagacccaccagagagcaggccctggccaaacctgctgcgcgaCCACACCTCCCTCCatataatgcaaaaatatataaagctAAAGAAAGCTGGAGAATGAGAATGAGTACTTACACGCAGATATTGGAACACGTACCGGAAGCATTGTGTTAGGTAATATTGGATGattaaaggaaacaaaaataaagcgttattaaattattacttgGTGAAACATTTAAGCACAAAATATGTAACATCTCCGACAATTAACGATAGCACACATTCCTCAATATGGCCGTTGTATTActcaacattaaaataattgtcCACTTTTACAAAGGTTTAGtaatcagattttattttctttctaattcatttagttcatttttaaacGCCTTTTTACGATGTCTTTCATTTGCTGTGTACAGCTTTGTGAGTAGctgcacattacattacattagatgtttaaagtaaaaagtgagcatgcattttttttatccaaatatgaaaaacatgctTGTGCTACATACTAACCTTGCAATAATGTCGAGCTAGTGGGCTCAGTTACCTTTATCGCTGAAGAGCACACAGAACAAAGGGTCCGTGACAGGAGATACTCACTTAAATACTGTTCTGATTTCAAAATGGTACAAAAAGTTCAAAACAGCAGTGTGTTTCATGTCTCCCATTGTCATACTTAGTTTTAACACTTAGAACCAAACCATGAAGTTTGAGCGTCTGGTCCTCCCACATACTGCAACTGTGGATCTTTAATAAACTATTCACTTTCCTATTCTCTGTTCTTAATTCAGGGTCCGTGAAACTACAACATGCTTTTGATTATGTCTTTAGTGCTGTGCAAAAATTTCCCAGTGTACAGTAGACCTTGATAAAATAtgtgttataaataaaatattacctaTTTTAGGAGTCTGTGAGTAGATTTAAACTGCATTCAATTGTGCAGAGCATATATCCCATACTCACCGAATACGATGATGCTTGTGTTTGCGCTGCCAAGTGTGTTGGTGGCAACACATGTGTAGTTGCCATAGTTCTCCTCCGACACGTTAAAGATGGTGAGTCTCGAGAACTTGCTCACGTTCTCTATCTCAATGCCGTTTAAGCTGCTGACaatcctgtaaaaaaaaaaaaaaaaaaaaaaaagagtgaataTTACCGGGAAAGTTCACGGAAGGGAACGCATTCTTAATGTTCGGCCAGGTGTATAACAGCGCATGATCGCTTACAATGAAAAAAGTTCAGTTACGAAAAAGCAGTGAGTAATTGCATTGCATTAAATGTTTCCCAATCTGGTTCTGTAATCCTCTGCTTTCAATAAGACCATGTGCTGATGACTGGTGTTCAATGAGTAATTGCTGTCAGCCTTGTTACCATTACCGTCTGTCATCTTTGTACCACTCGAACTCCGCTGCAGGCTCTGCTTCGGCCTCGCACTGAAGAACACCTCGCTGCCCCAGGGGAACGCCGACATCTTTGCCCTTTGACATAGACGGGGGGACTGCAGACGCAACAGAATTTTCCGTACAGAAATGAAGACATCAACCGCATTGTGTTCTAACCGAACCGTGTGAGAAACGGAATGGAAAATATATGAACTTACAGACAACTGCAACTAATAGATCATTGAGGAGCCCACAGGTCCCATTAGTTTATTTAACTGGCACCTAATTAAGGTGACTTccaatgttttattcatttgtacaggtgggtaatttttactagagctaTTGAAGGCAAGtgccatgctcaagggtacgactgaaagaagggggattcgaacccaggcccTTCGAGTGCAAGCTGTCAGCTCTTACCAGTGTACTCCACTACCTGTCTGCTGACTGTCAGCAGTAATAATGGTGGGATGGAAAAGTCATTAACTGAGCGCTGACCGTCACCTCTAGTAGTGACAGGACGGAAGACCGGAAGACTCACAGTTCACAACCAGCTGCAATGTTCGCACATCTGCAGACACTTCGTTGACAGCAGAACACTCATAAATTCCCGCTTGCTGCCTAGTGACAGCTGGGATTTCCAGGTACTCCTCCTGTGAGACAATGCCCCGGGCTGGGAACAGAGGAAACGGAACAGAAAAATCTTAAATTCCAAAATTTGCGTGTGACTGTCAACTATCTTCACACAAGATGCTTTGAACACATGAAATGTTACACAAGAGCAGATTTCTGCTTTAGGTAGAACAGCGCAATTTTCTGTGGGGCCATTTTCATGCGTTCAGAATTTaaattacccataatgcaaGCCGAGAAGCGGCAAATGCGTGTAAACtaaaaattacattgtttatctCTGGAGTTTGCCATCAACTGTCATCTCATCCAAAGTGTCCCTGTCTGAGCAACCAGTGATTTTtaagataggctccagaccacatgGACCCTGACCAGGATGAGCAGTTAAAGAAAGTGAGAAAGTGACTGAGGTTCTCTGGAGAGACAGAACACAAGATCAGGTTCCTGATCTTATATGTTCCATTCCAGTGGATCAATAGCAAGAAAAATAATTCAGAAGACAATGTTTAATGAAACAATATTCTTAATCCATAAATTGTATTCATTATTTCAAATTGACATCCAAAGAAATGATGCGTGTTTAAAAGGCAATTCATTCAAAATGCTTCACGCTGTTATCTTGCAGCATTACGCTTAAACCTAAGGCGATCTAACTTGCTTATAAATTTCAGTAAACAGTATCGGGCACTCAAAACGGAACCCGTGTCTTCTAGACACAAACGCTCACAGCAACTTCCTGTATGGATGGATTTCCAGCGTACGTTCAGATGGTCGCTCATAGAAAGTGCACGAAAAGTATGCAATCCGGCTCTGAAAATAGCGGTGATCATGAGCTCGTGATGGAtcaagaaagagaagaaaccTTCCAGTCGTCAATATGAAGGGAAGGAAAGAAATGCTTAGTTTCTTGTATAACGTTCCAGGTGTCGTCTCCGACAGCAGCAGAATCGTCCTTTCCTACAGAGCGGGCCGAGAGAGGCTGAGCACCACCTGAGACTCGCTGGAAGTGCAAGGCTCCATTGAAAATCCCCAGGGGAATCACAGCACCAGCCATACGGGGGTGGGCTGGACATTCTTCCAGTAACAAGGTTGGACAGCTTTGTTTTTCGGGTTTATTGCATGAAACAAAGTCCTTGATCAGTGCCTACTGTTGAAAAACAGATGAATTGATTCTTCTTACCTAACGGCTTAACCGACGCAACTTgcggttcacttatttttgcacctgccctacttctgtttttctgctacacTCATGATTTCCTTTAatccaacatatggaattggtcattacacacctatatGTCAGATGAGGAAGACTGCTTCTGATTAAATGATGATTTCTTCATAATCTTCATAGGGACAcaatactttcaagcagcacaatatctataaatacatttacaagtAATATACGTAttttatgtatgtacagtatgtattattattacgcaaatatttacataacattttccCTACTGAgaaggaagttttttttaacatgtttttaccAGTTTCATGAATGTTTTATGCTGTTTATTTACCATTGCAGCTGTTGCCATCTATCTGCCTGAAAGAGGACAACCTTGTCAAAGTAACTGTCCATGATGTATTGCGAAAGACGGTAATAGCAGGAAAATAGAGACTAGATCTCGCCTGACAGAGCAGTGAAGTAAAAAGCCATCACAGATCACTGTGTTTGAAGGACTGCTCCGTGCTCCGTTGCTCTGGTGCCGCAGCACCAAATGTCTGCGGACCGAAGAGCCTCCGCATCCAGGATCCCACCGGCGCTGTGCTTAAAACGCAAAGTTGTCTTACATCTTGTTATCCTACTTCAAAAATGCTCTTTATCAGTCGTGCCACCGAAAGGAAAGtgagaaattgatttttttcttattaacaGATGCAGGTGTGCACCGTGGAAACTGgcattacacacacagattgtGGATAACGCAGTGATTGTCTCGCGCTTTATCTTTTACATTGAGATTGCAGAACAAAGTGTGTGACGGGTGACGCAGCAAGCAGCGCAGCTGTCTGATAGTCTCCGGGCTGTTCAAGTGTAATTAAATTGAGTCGGATCTGGCTCGCTCCGTCTGTAGTAACATGTTTGTCCCATGTTTGGGTGGGTTCTTCCCGCAATGCAAAGACTTATCATTCAGATCAggtggtgactaaattgcctaCGGTGAGAGTGTGTGGGgaccctgcaatggactcgGGTCTCATCCGGGGTGCTCATTTCTAGCCGCGTGCCCTGTGATCCAGGATAGgcccctgacttggacaagcgatCAATGAAAGTATGAGAGTGGTTTTAGAAAGAGTGAGTACAAAGAAGAGGAAATGCATAATGCACACTGGAATTTGAGTGGCTTGAGAAAAGAGTGAGAGACTAGTAGAAAACGTGGAGAACGGAGAGTCGGGGAGCTGGCCCACCTGATGGAGACAGGATCCTCCACGTAATGGAGGGCTCAGGCCTTCCGCTGCCAGAGCACATCAGGGCAATGCTGGATCCTTCATTCACTCTCATGTCCTTTGTCACATTTGTGATTTTGGGAGGAACTACACAGGGCAggaagaacaattaaaaaaaacaaggtttgtCTCATAACGCAATCCCTTGGGgagaaggaatttaaaaaagcatgtttaaataacataaaaatgacTGCTCAACATTTAAGGAC of Scleropages formosus chromosome 10, fSclFor1.1, whole genome shotgun sequence contains these proteins:
- the LOC108928697 gene encoding opioid-binding protein/cell adhesion molecule homolog, which codes for MMMNGSVCGVFIGAVILLIPHGLPVHGQGDSLSDSQVLENITVRQGETVFLRCLQGDAVTRTAWLNRSSILYAGEDKWSVDPRVSLEVLSRGEFTIRIEDVDMYDEGQYVCAVQTRSRPRTTSVHVIVQVPPKITNVTKDMRVNEGSSIALMCSGSGRPEPSITWRILSPSARGIVSQEEYLEIPAVTRQQAGIYECSAVNEVSADVRTLQLVVNFPPSMSKGKDVGVPLGQRGVLQCEAEAEPAAEFEWYKDDRRIVSSLNGIEIENVSKFSRLTIFNVSEENYGNYTCVATNTLGSANTSIIVFAIKVTEPTSSTLLQVQDGNRSTATAQASICLLVVISVHILLHF